From Vogesella sp. XCS3, the proteins below share one genomic window:
- a CDS encoding response regulator transcription factor, protein MTVAKNIRIHIVDDDEAFRDSLLWLLESHDYSIECHDSAEGFLHSYRPALGTGCLILDIRMPGMSGLELYDELQARGNTWPVIFITGHGDVPMAVQAVKRGAHDFLEKPFNQEALLAAVDSALASAANQAQSAQEAGQCEARLATLTTREREVLERVIEGKMNKIIADDLGISIKTVEAHRGKMMDKMGVRSIADLVQTVVAYRQQKGR, encoded by the coding sequence ATGACCGTAGCCAAGAACATACGCATCCATATCGTGGACGACGACGAGGCCTTTCGTGATTCCCTGCTGTGGTTACTGGAAAGCCACGATTACAGCATCGAGTGCCACGATAGTGCGGAAGGCTTTTTGCATAGCTACCGGCCAGCGCTGGGCACCGGTTGCCTGATTCTGGATATCCGCATGCCGGGCATGAGCGGGCTGGAGCTGTACGACGAGCTGCAGGCGCGTGGCAATACCTGGCCGGTGATTTTCATTACCGGCCACGGCGATGTACCGATGGCCGTGCAGGCGGTCAAGCGCGGTGCGCACGATTTTCTGGAAAAGCCCTTTAACCAGGAAGCGCTGCTGGCGGCGGTAGACAGTGCGCTGGCCAGTGCGGCCAACCAGGCGCAAAGCGCGCAGGAGGCCGGCCAGTGCGAGGCGAGGCTGGCTACACTAACCACGCGCGAGCGTGAGGTGCTGGAGCGGGTGATCGAAGGCAAGATGAACAAGATCATTGCCGATGACCTGGGTATCAGCATCAAAACCGTAGAAGCACACCGCGGCAAGATGATGGACAAAATGGGCGTGCGCTCGATTGCCGACCTGGTGCAGACAGTGGTGGCGTACCGCCAGCAGAAAGGCCGCTAG
- a CDS encoding YigZ family protein, with amino-acid sequence MPFTLPHPGHAELDIKKSRFIACVEAVPSRTAALQRVAELKAAHPGAAHVCWALLAGGHSAANDDGEPSGTAGRPMLDVLRHQQLEGVLATVVRYYGGVKLGAGGLVRAYTDAVAQALLHCERQEQVAMLTLACSLPYALEGNARRLLQKHDATLLAVQHAANVSLQFSLPLQAADALRHSLNEACHGQLVWQEAP; translated from the coding sequence ATGCCGTTTACCCTGCCCCACCCTGGCCACGCCGAACTGGATATCAAGAAAAGCCGTTTCATCGCCTGCGTCGAGGCCGTGCCCAGCCGTACAGCGGCCCTGCAGCGCGTGGCCGAGCTCAAAGCCGCCCACCCCGGTGCAGCACACGTATGCTGGGCGCTGCTGGCAGGCGGCCACTCTGCGGCCAACGACGATGGCGAGCCCTCCGGCACCGCCGGCCGCCCCATGCTGGACGTGCTGCGACACCAGCAGCTGGAGGGCGTACTGGCCACCGTGGTGCGTTACTACGGCGGGGTGAAGCTGGGTGCCGGCGGGCTGGTACGGGCGTATACCGACGCGGTCGCCCAAGCGCTGTTGCACTGCGAGCGCCAAGAACAAGTCGCCATGCTGACCCTGGCCTGCAGCCTGCCCTACGCACTGGAAGGCAACGCGCGCCGGCTGCTGCAAAAACACGATGCCACGCTGCTGGCGGTGCAGCATGCGGCCAACGTTAGCCTGCAGTTCAGCCTGCCACTACAGGCTGCCGACGCGCTGCGCCACAGCCTGAACGAAGCCTGCCACGGCCAACTAGTCTGGCAGGAAGCGCCTTAA